A genomic segment from Rhinatrema bivittatum chromosome 19, aRhiBiv1.1, whole genome shotgun sequence encodes:
- the LOC115080470 gene encoding olfactory receptor 5AS1-like isoform X1, whose protein sequence is MSKRNGTAPSEFILQGFTNIPELQMVLFTLFLIVYLVTMVGNLGIIAVIRVDPRLQNPMYFFLSNLAFLDICYSTVITPKMLINFLSKDKSIFYASCVIQMYFFTALATTECLLLAAMAYDRYVAICNPLHYMSSMTRKLCISLVVAAYIGGFLQSVVHTTATFQLSFCGSNEIKHFFCDIPPLLMLSCTDIRMNMILLFSFCGFNEGSSALVILVSYIYIISTILKIRSTAGRCKAFSTCASHLVAVTLFYGTLFFMYLRPATSYSLGRDRFISVFYTVAIPMLNPMIYSLRNKEVKEALRKAISRSIGTSS, encoded by the coding sequence ATGTCAAAGAGGAATGGAACTGCCCCATCAGAATTCATCTTACAGGGATTCACAAATATCCCAGAGTTGCAGATGGTCCTCTTCACCCTTTTTCTCATTGTCTACCTTGTAACAATGGTGGGCAACCTGGGCATCATTGCGGTCATTCGAGTAGACCCTCGTCTCCAAAaccccatgtactttttcctcagTAACTTGGCCTTCCTGGACATTTGCTACTCAACTGTCATTACCCCCAAGATGCTGATCAACTTCTTGTCAAAAGACAAGTCCATTTTCTATGCCAGCTGTGTCATTCAGATGTACTTCTTCACAGCCTTGGCCACCACAGAATGTCTGCTGCTGGCAGCCATGGCTTATGACCGTTACGTGGCTATATGCAACCCATTGCATTACATGAGCTCTATGACCAGGAAGCTGTGCATTTCCCTGGTAGTTGCAGCCTACATAGGTGGCTTCCTGCAATCTGTGGTCCATACAACAGCCACCTTCCAGCTGTCCTTCTGCGGTTCCAATGAGATCAAGCATTTCTTCTGTgacatccctcctctgctaatGCTGTCTTGTACTGACATCCGCATGAATATGATTTTGCTTTTCAGCTTCTGTGGTTTCAACGAGGGCTCCTCTGCTTTGGTCATCCTCGTCTCCTACATCTAcatcatctccaccatcctgaaGATCCGCTCAACAGCAGGCAGGTgcaaagccttctccacctgtgCATCCCATCTGGTGGCTGTCACACTATTCTATGGGACACTGTTTTTCATGTACTTGCGGCCAGCTACCAGCTACTCTCTGGGACGAGACCGGTTCATCTCTGTGTTCTATACTGTGGCCATCCCTATGCTGAATCCCATGATCTACAGCTTGAGGAACAAGGAAGTGAAGGAAGCCCTGAGGAAAGCCATAAGCAGAAGCATTGGCACTAGCTCATAG
- the LOC115080470 gene encoding olfactory receptor 1019-like isoform X2 has translation MSKRNGTAPSEFILQGFTNIPELQMVLFTLFLIVYLVTMVGNLGIIAVIRVDPRLQNPMYFFLSNLAFLDICYSTVITPKMLINFLSKDKSIFYASCVIQMYFFTALATTECLLLAAMAYDRYVAICNPLHYMSSMTRKLCISLVVAAYIGGFLQSVVHTTATFQLSFCGSNEIKHFFCDIPPLLMLSCTDIRMNMILLFSFCGFNEGSSALVILVSYIYIISTILKIRSTAGRCKAFSTCASHLVAVTLFYGTLFFMYLRPATSYSLGRDRFISVFYTVAIPMLNPMIYSLRNKEVKEALRKAISRRALVSYGNLTFFLLMWQSRRLPVHVSNS, from the exons ATGTCAAAGAGGAATGGAACTGCCCCATCAGAATTCATCTTACAGGGATTCACAAATATCCCAGAGTTGCAGATGGTCCTCTTCACCCTTTTTCTCATTGTCTACCTTGTAACAATGGTGGGCAACCTGGGCATCATTGCGGTCATTCGAGTAGACCCTCGTCTCCAAAaccccatgtactttttcctcagTAACTTGGCCTTCCTGGACATTTGCTACTCAACTGTCATTACCCCCAAGATGCTGATCAACTTCTTGTCAAAAGACAAGTCCATTTTCTATGCCAGCTGTGTCATTCAGATGTACTTCTTCACAGCCTTGGCCACCACAGAATGTCTGCTGCTGGCAGCCATGGCTTATGACCGTTACGTGGCTATATGCAACCCATTGCATTACATGAGCTCTATGACCAGGAAGCTGTGCATTTCCCTGGTAGTTGCAGCCTACATAGGTGGCTTCCTGCAATCTGTGGTCCATACAACAGCCACCTTCCAGCTGTCCTTCTGCGGTTCCAATGAGATCAAGCATTTCTTCTGTgacatccctcctctgctaatGCTGTCTTGTACTGACATCCGCATGAATATGATTTTGCTTTTCAGCTTCTGTGGTTTCAACGAGGGCTCCTCTGCTTTGGTCATCCTCGTCTCCTACATCTAcatcatctccaccatcctgaaGATCCGCTCAACAGCAGGCAGGTgcaaagccttctccacctgtgCATCCCATCTGGTGGCTGTCACACTATTCTATGGGACACTGTTTTTCATGTACTTGCGGCCAGCTACCAGCTACTCTCTGGGACGAGACCGGTTCATCTCTGTGTTCTATACTGTGGCCATCCCTATGCTGAATCCCATGATCTACAGCTTGAGGAACAAGGAAGTGAAGGAAGCCCTGAGGAAAGCCATAAGCAGAA GAGCTCTGGTTTCCTATGGGAATCTAACTTTTTTCCTTCTCATGTGGCAATCGAGGAGGCTCCCAGTTCACGTCTCAAATTCTTAA